The Campylobacter concisus sequence CTGCACAGCTTGTACTTGCAACTGGATATAAATTTAGCGACTTTACTCTTTTACTAGCTTTTGAGAGGACGTATTGGTCTAAATTTAAAGGCTATGACTTTGAATACATGGATAAAGGTCCAGCTCACTCGCATCCAGCTTTTGCAAGATTCATGGACGATCCAGTTATTAAAAACGCAAAAGATACAAATACATATAGACTAGGTCTTGCCTACGACGTAAATGAAAAATTTAGACTAATGGCTGGCTTTGCTTATGATGAAGATATTACAAGTAGTAAGCATACTGGCTTAGAGCTTCCAAATACTACGTCTAAGGTATATTCTTTTGGAGTAAATTATAAATTTACACCAAATCTTGAAATGGCACTTGGATATGTTTATCAACACCGTGATAAGAAGCGTGCGACAGGTATTACCAACAGTATTGCTACAAAAATGTCAGGGGAATTTGATACTGGTACGATCCAAATCCTTGGTACGACTTTTAAATATACATTTTAGTTAGGGTCAATAATGCGATACTCTTATAATAATTTTTATGAAATTTTAACCAAAGCAGCAAAGGAAAATCCAAATCAAGTAGTTCTTTTTGAAGAAAAAGAGAAGCTAAAATATCGCGAATTAAAGCAAAATGTCGATAAAGTGGCAGCTTATTTGCAGCTTGCTGGAGTAAAATTTGGCGATAAAGTAGCTATGGCGGTTACAAACTCGAAAGAATTTATCATCTCATACCTTGCGATAACCGCAATAGGCGGTATCGCAGTGCCTATGAATACTTTTTTAAAAGTAAATGAGTTTGAATATATCATAAATGATTGCGGCGCAAAGGTGCTTTTTGCGTCTAGCTCGCTTGCAAAAGAGTTAATCGCATTAAATGAGCTTGAAATTTTAAGAAAGATAATCTGGATCGGAGCAATACCAAAGAAGCTTCAAAGTGCTTCAAAAGATGAATATATAGACACTGATGAAGAGTATGGCGAGAGCGCGTATCTTACTTCAACACCTCAAATTTCAAAAGAGGATATGAGTAAGGGCTATGAAAATAATGGCCTTGTTAAAAACATAAATTTTATAGAAACTCTAAATCATAAATACGCTCTTAGTATCACAAAGTATCCGGTAATAGATGATTTAATGCATATAATTTACACTTCAGGCACTACTGGCAAGCCAAAAGGCGCGATGATAAGCTATAAAAATATCTTTTCAAATTTAATTGGAGCCCATGATCGTTTTATAGTGAAAAAAAGCGATCGTTTCATAGTCTTTTTACCGATGTTTCATAGTTTTACACTAACTGCAATGGTGTTGCTTCCGATATTTGCGAGTGCTTCGATGGTTCTTGTAAAGTCAGTATTTCCATTTTCAAATGTGTTAAAACAAACCTTGTTAAAGCGTGTAACTGTATTTTTAGGAATCCCAGCCATCTATACAGCTATCGGTAAGGCAAAAATTCCTTGGTATTTTAGATGGTTTAACCGCATTAGATTATTTGTAAGTGGTGCAGCTCCGCTTGCAAAGCAGACGATAGATGACTTTAGAGTGAAATTTCCACGCGCAACACTTGTTGAAGGATATGGCCTTAGCGAATGCTCGCCAGTCGTAGCTGCAAATTTATATGATAAACAAAAGCTTTTAAGTGTAGGGCCTGTACTTGATGGCTATGAGGTAAAGATCGTAAATGATGAGATGATGGAGCTTCCAGTTGGCCAGATCGGTGAGATCATTGTAAAGGGCGACTGCGTCATGCAAGGCTACTATGGTATGCCAAGCATCACTGATGAGACCATAATAAACGGCTGGTTAAAGACCGGAGATCTTGGAAAAGTCGATGAAGAGGGCTTTATCTATATCGTTGATCGTAAAAAAGACCTTATCATATCAAAGGGCATTAACATCTATCCACGTGAGATCGAAGAGGTTATTTACAAACTTGAAGCAGTCGAAGCAACAGCGGTAATTGGCGTAAAAGACGTACATGCCGATGAAGAGGTCGTCGCTTTCATACAAGTAAAAGAGGGCATGGATCTTGATGAAAAAACAGTAAGAGAGCATTTGAAGAAAAATTTAGCGAATTTCAAGATACCAAAGAGTATCTATTTTGCCGAAGAGTTGCCTAGAAATGCTACTGGCAAGGTGCTAAAACGTGTATTAAAAGAGCAAATAGAGCAGATGAAGGATAAATTTTAGTGAAATACTTGCTTGATTTTTTAAACCAGGACCTCAAAAAAAGTAAAATTTACGAGCTGATAAAGTGCGGCGATGAAGAGGGAGAAATTTTAAAATATCTAAGTAAAGCTTATGTGCAAGGAACGGCTAATATGAGCGTTTTTGAGCTACTTGGAGCAGTCTTTGGCACGCAAAATGATAAGCAGCTTTTGTATCTAAAATTTATAAAAAACTTGCTTGATAGCGGTTGGATTGTACAAAATTATAGTCTTTTTAAAATACCTGAGAGCACGCAAAGGGCTTCAGCTCAAGGGCTTCTTTCGTTGCTTCATTCTGAAATTTCTCTATCAGCCACATTTTTAAAAATTCTTGAAGATGGCAACGCTGACATAAATTTACCAGAGCTTGCGCTATATGAGGATCATTTGGAGTATTTAAAAGATCAGTTTTTAAAAGTAGAGCTTTACTCAAAGGCTGCTATTTTTGGCGATGGCTCAAGTGATGCAAAAAAGCGCATAAATGAGCAAATTTCTGAGCTTACAAAGCGAATCAACGAGCGCGTAAAACTAAGCAAGATCAGCCTAAAGATAGAGCAAATTTTTAAAGAAAACTCACTTGACGAAAAAGAGCAGATTATATTTTTAGCCCTTTTAAAAGAGGAGTACGCGGGAGATTTTGAAAATGGCCGCGACCTAAACACGCTAGTTGAGCTAATAAGCAAAGACGAGCTTGAACGCATCAAAAATCGTACTCTTTTAGAGGAGGGCTCAAGGCTCATCGAAGGCGCGCTAATCGACTACGACGAGGTTTTAAACGCTTATGGCAACGTAAGCAAGAGCTTTTTTATAAATGAAGAAATTTTGCAAAGCATAATGCACCCAAAAAATGACAAAAATAGCAAGAAAATCAAGATCGAAAGCCTGGTAAAAGAGCAAGAAATTTTTGAGCTCATTGAGCCAGTAACGAGCCTAGAAGACGTCGTGCTAAACGAAAAGACAAAGCAGCTTTTAAGCACGATACTAAAGCAAGTCGATAAAAAAGTGCTTGCTAGACTTAGCAGCTGGGGCATAAAAACTAGAAAAAACATAGACGCTAAGATCATCTTTTACGGCGAGCCTGGCACTGGTAAGACGATGAGCGCCGTTGGGCTTGCAAAGAGCCTAAAGAAGCAAATTTTAAGCTTTGACTGTTCAAAAATTTTAAGCAAATATGTCGGCGAGAGCGAGCAAAATGTAAGGAAAATTTTTGATACTTACAAAGAAATTTGCAAAAAAAGTGGCAGCGAGCCAGTGCTCTTACTAAACGAGGCCGATCAGTTTTTAAGCACAAGAGTAGAGAGCTCGAGCGGGGCTGAAAAGATGCATAATCAAATGCAAAATATCTTTTTAGAGCAGATCGAGCGCTTTGAGGGCGTGCTTATCGCAACGACAAATTTCTTACAAAGCCTTGATGTGGCGTTTTCTAGAAGATTTGACTATAAGATCGAGTTTAAAAAGCCTGATTATAACGGCAGGCTCGCCATTTGGCGTAAAATTTTGCCTGAAAATGCGAGCTTTGAAGATGGCTTTAGCGTTGAAAGACTGGCTGAGTTTAACCTAAGTGGCGCGCAGATCGTCCTCGCGCTAAAAAACACCGCTTTGAAAGTGGCGATAAAAGATGATGGGATTTTTACCTTTGAGGACTTCAAAACCACGATAGAGCGCGAGCTAAACTCAAGCTTTGGCGAGGATAAAAAGATGGGATTTGGCTCTTAAGCCTTATCTTATTTTATAAATTTGATTTTACGCTACAAAAATCACTGACGTTTATAAGAAATTTGCTTCACTCAATAAAATTTAGACGAGTTTCGCCGATAAAATCACGGAAAACGCGAGTTAAATTTAAGCTTTGTCGATAAGAAGTGCAGATAAGTGCCGAGAGTGTTAAATTTTGTTTTTATACGGAGCATGCTCCTAAAAGCGATAGGGAAAGTGAGCTAAATTCGAGCTTTGATGAGAATAAAAAGGTAAATTTTGCTCTTAGATTTTTAAAGTATGTTGCAGGTTTTATGCAATCACAAAGACAAAAGCGCGGATATCAAATTTGCTTTTATCTATTAAATTTACAAGAAGCCTGCCACTAAAAATTTATAGAAAACGCAAACAATTTTAATCTTTGATAAAAGTAAAAAGAGGTTTTTCTCTTACGCTTTTTTAAATATACGCTTTACTTCACAAGGCAAAGTCTAAAATATCAGCACTTGCCAAACTAAACGTGAAATTTTTACAATTAAATTTTGGCAAAAACACGGCAGGATAGACGCCTACCCATAGGCTTTTTGCATAAATTTAACTCGCTCGCTTGCCATAAATTTACTACTGCAACCTTTACAAACAAGCAGTTGGTCTCAAATTTTAAAAATTTATCCGCTATCAACTGCCCTACTTTTTCATCTATTGCGGACTTTTTACATTATCGACGATTGCTGATCTAAGTGTGAAATTTTGCTTTTTATTAAATTTGAGCGAAAAACTACAGCTTAACAGATGCCAACTTATAGGCACTAGCATAAATTTACTACCCTAGCCTTTTCAAAATGGTAGCTTTTATCCAAAAAACGCAAAATTTTGAAATTTATCCACTCTGCCTTAAACATCAAGCGTGCAAAGTGCATAACTCTAGTTGCGTATGCTTTTGCATTAAATTTTTTATCTATGAAAATTTACAAAAGCGACAAGCATGATAAATACACTCACAACCGCTTAATGTAAATTTAGCTCATAACTTCAAATTTACTACCACATTTTTATTAAAAAGCCAAAAATTTTAAATTTTATCTGCCGTGTGGAGCGTGGGCGTGACTGCTTTTTATAACGTTTTATCATTTTTTCTAACACAAAAGCCGCCCACTTCATGAAATTTAACCCCAAAAAAACCGGTAAATTTCAAACACGCTTCTGCGATTTTTACATCACTTTTCGCACTAAAAAAAGCAAAATT is a genomic window containing:
- a CDS encoding fatty acid--CoA ligase; translated protein: MRYSYNNFYEILTKAAKENPNQVVLFEEKEKLKYRELKQNVDKVAAYLQLAGVKFGDKVAMAVTNSKEFIISYLAITAIGGIAVPMNTFLKVNEFEYIINDCGAKVLFASSSLAKELIALNELEILRKIIWIGAIPKKLQSASKDEYIDTDEEYGESAYLTSTPQISKEDMSKGYENNGLVKNINFIETLNHKYALSITKYPVIDDLMHIIYTSGTTGKPKGAMISYKNIFSNLIGAHDRFIVKKSDRFIVFLPMFHSFTLTAMVLLPIFASASMVLVKSVFPFSNVLKQTLLKRVTVFLGIPAIYTAIGKAKIPWYFRWFNRIRLFVSGAAPLAKQTIDDFRVKFPRATLVEGYGLSECSPVVAANLYDKQKLLSVGPVLDGYEVKIVNDEMMELPVGQIGEIIVKGDCVMQGYYGMPSITDETIINGWLKTGDLGKVDEEGFIYIVDRKKDLIISKGINIYPREIEEVIYKLEAVEATAVIGVKDVHADEEVVAFIQVKEGMDLDEKTVREHLKKNLANFKIPKSIYFAEELPRNATGKVLKRVLKEQIEQMKDKF
- a CDS encoding ATP-binding protein; the protein is MKYLLDFLNQDLKKSKIYELIKCGDEEGEILKYLSKAYVQGTANMSVFELLGAVFGTQNDKQLLYLKFIKNLLDSGWIVQNYSLFKIPESTQRASAQGLLSLLHSEISLSATFLKILEDGNADINLPELALYEDHLEYLKDQFLKVELYSKAAIFGDGSSDAKKRINEQISELTKRINERVKLSKISLKIEQIFKENSLDEKEQIIFLALLKEEYAGDFENGRDLNTLVELISKDELERIKNRTLLEEGSRLIEGALIDYDEVLNAYGNVSKSFFINEEILQSIMHPKNDKNSKKIKIESLVKEQEIFELIEPVTSLEDVVLNEKTKQLLSTILKQVDKKVLARLSSWGIKTRKNIDAKIIFYGEPGTGKTMSAVGLAKSLKKQILSFDCSKILSKYVGESEQNVRKIFDTYKEICKKSGSEPVLLLNEADQFLSTRVESSSGAEKMHNQMQNIFLEQIERFEGVLIATTNFLQSLDVAFSRRFDYKIEFKKPDYNGRLAIWRKILPENASFEDGFSVERLAEFNLSGAQIVLALKNTALKVAIKDDGIFTFEDFKTTIERELNSSFGEDKKMGFGS